Below is a window of Lebetimonas sp. JH292 DNA.
GAATAAATGGTCGAATGCGATTTTACTTTGGAAAAATCAATATCCAGATTGACTTTTGCCACAATTTTATCATCTCCCCCTACAACAGGGGCAAGAATGGAAGTTATTTTATCTTCAAGTTCTTTTTCAAGTCTTTTTTTATATAATATTTCTGTTTTCAAAAGCTCATTATTAGAGCTTAATTCATCATTTTCACCAAGTAAATTCCCGTACTGGTCTATAATTTTTACATTTTCAGGTTTAAGTTTAGGAACTGCGGCGGCAACTAAATATTTAATACCTTTAATCTGTTTGGGGGTTAATATCATATTCGGCTTTAATTTAATCATTACAGATGCACTCGGAGGAGTCTGTTTGGAAACAAAAACACTTTCTTTTGGAAGTGCAATATTTACTTTTGCCTCTTCCACCGCATCTATTGCTTCAACAGTGTTGGCAAGCTCCCCTTCAAGAGCTCTTAAGTATTTAATCTTTTCTTCAAAAGCAGTTGCCCCAAAACTGTTTTTATTAAACAGTTCAAAACCTACATTGCTCGCTTTCGGGAGACCCTGAGCTGCAATTTCAATTCTTAGTTTTTCCACTTTGTCTTTCGGAACTTCTATAATTCCGTCGCTTGGAATAACATATGAAATTTTTTTCTTATCTAAATATTGGGCAATTAAAGCAGCGTCTTTTGGTTTTAAATTTTCAAAAAGAATACTGTAATTATCTTTTTTTAAAGAAGTCGAAGAATTATAAACAACCAAAAAAGAAATCAATAAAACAAAAGCGCCTATTGTTATACCGATAACAATTTTCTGTTTTTTATTTAAATTTTTGCTAAAAGCAATTATTTGTTTAAATAATTCTTCAAAATTCAATTAATCAAACCTTTTAATAAATTTAAAACTTTTTCATTTTCTTCTTTTTTACCTATCGTAATTCTTATTGCATCAAAGCCGTAACTGGCCATATCTCTTACAATTATACCTTTTTTTAGCAGATTATTGGCAACTGATGTAGAATTTTTTATAAATAAAACAATAAAGTTTGTATAACTTTCAATAAAATTCAAATTATTTTCTTTTGCGAAAATTTCATATCTTTTCATTTCTTCAAAATTAAGCTCAATTCCCATTTTCACAAATTCTTTATCCTTCAAAGCTTCTATGGCAGCTTTAAGCGAAAGCGTGGTAATATTAAAAGGGGGTCTTAATTTATGAAGGTTTTTTATAATAAATTCATTGGCAATTCCGTATCCAACCCTCATACCGCCAAGTCCGTAGGCTTTTGAAAAAGTTCCGGTGTATAGCACATTTTTATATTTTAAAATTTCTTTTGGTTTTATTTCTTTGTTTTTATCTTTGAAAGAGGCATATTCCTGATATGCCCCGTCTATTATTATTAAAGTATCATCATCTATTTTTTCAATAAAACTAAAAACATCCTTGGCATCTATACATTCCCCCAAAGGATTATTAGGAATACATAAAAATATAATTTCCGGATTTTGTTGTTTATAGATTTCATAAAACTCTTCTAAATTATGTTTATCTGATTTTGTTTTTAATATTTCAGCCCCGAACTGTTTTGAATAAATTTCATACATCGCAAAAGTAATTCCCGCCATTAAAACTTTTTTTGGTAATATCGCATGAATTGCAAATTCCAAGATTTGATCGCTTCCTGCCCCTATAATTATATTTTCATTTTTTATATCAAATCTTTTAGATAAAGTGTCTTTTAATTCATAATAACTGTCGTCAGGATATCTGTGCATATTTTTAGCTGTCTTTTTTACGGCTTCTATCGCCATAGGGGGAGGACCGTACGGATTTTCATTACTTGCAAGTTTTATTATTTCCGAAGGCTTTATACCGTATTCCCTCACCACCAATTCTATAGGCTTTCCAGCTTCATATGTTTTTAAATTATTTAAATTTTCAAACATTTTCTTCCTTTATTATCAATATTTTCTATTCACAACTCACCACCCCGCCTCTTTGCAAGCGGCCGGACAGGCTCACCACTCACTATTTTAACATTCCCTAAGATAACTGCCGAGCCAAAGCATATTTTCCTCTTCTATTAAGTTTTTAACAGCTTTATCTTCTATATGTCCTTCAAAATCTATATAAAACCATGTATTAAATGTATCGTCTTTATTAGGTCTGCTTTCTATTTTTAAAAGGTTTATGTTCTTATCTTTAAATTTTTTAAGCAAATTAAACAAAGCCCCTGTTTTATGGGAAGTTTTTGCAATTACACTTGTTTTGTCATTTCCACTTTTTTGAGTTTTAAAATCGCTTATTATTATAAATCTCGTTCTGTTTGCCAAATTGTCTTCTATTTTTTCAAAAAGTAAAGGAACATTATAAAGTTTAGCCGCAATTTTTGAACATATAGCCGCACTTTTTTCATCTTTGCTTGCCAGTTCAGCTGCTTTTGCCGTTGACTCGGTCGGAATAAATTCAACATCCAAAAGTCCATGCGTTTCAAGAAAATTAAGACACTGATTATAACCCTGCGGGTGTGAATACACTCTTTTTATATTTGCAAGTTCGTCCTGAACAGAAGCAAAAGAGTGATGAATGTCAAGACAAACCTCTGAAACTATTTTTACATTATATTTTTTAAGTGAATCAAGAGTTATACCCACAACACCTTCTGTATTGTTTTCGATAGGCACAACCCCGTATTTAGCCTCTTTATTGTGTACGGCTTTAAATACGGCTTCTATATTAAGTAAAGGCAGATATTTGGCGTTTGCCCCGAATTTATGTTCCGCCGCCTGATGTGTATATGTTCCGACAGGGCCTAAAAAAGCAATTCTTTCACTTCTTTCAAGCATTCTGCTTATTGCAAAAATTTCCAAAAATATCGCCTCTATATGTTCTTTTTTTAATATTCCGTTTTGTGCTTGGCTTAATCTGTTTAATCTTTCTATTATTTCCTTTTCTCTTTCCGGCCTGTATACAGGGGTATTAGAAGAATTTTTAATCTCTCCCACTTTTTTGACAATTTCCATTCTTTTATTAAGAAGTTTTAAAACATTATCATCAATTTTATCTATTCCTTCTCTTAATTTTTTTAAATCCAAAATTCTTTCCTTTTTAAAAATTCTCCAATATTTTCGGCTATAAAATCCACTTTTTGACTTATTTCATCTGACTTTTTAATTTTACCGCTTAAAACCAAAGCCGTTTTCATACCAAGTTTACCGGCCGGCAATAAATCTCCTATTAAATCATCACTAATTATGGTAATTTTATCATAATTTAAAGAAATTTTAATTCTTGCAGCTTCAAAAAAATTTAAACTTGGTTTTCCAACAACCTCATAATTTTTGTTTATGGTATATTTCAGCATTTCCAAAATTGCCCCGAGTCCCGGATAACGCTTATTGTTTTTACGGTAAAGTGAAGTTTTATGCATTCCTATTAAATTGGCCCCTCTTATCAAATATTCAATAATATCTGCAATTTCATCTGAAGAATAGACTTTTATTCCCAAAATTACATTATCAGGATTATCAAAATCAATTTTAAAATTTTTTTTCATTATTTTAACAAATTCACTGTTACCAAAAGGAGCAATACTGCCGTTTATAAACTCACAACCCCGCCGCTTTGCAAGCGGCCGGGCAGGCTCACAACTCACTATTCACTATTTTTCACTTCTTCAAATAATCAATTTCACATGCTATTAAATCC
It encodes the following:
- a CDS encoding HAD hydrolase-like protein, whose translation is MSCEPARPLAKRRGCEFINGSIAPFGNSEFVKIMKKNFKIDFDNPDNVILGIKVYSSDEIADIIEYLIRGANLIGMHKTSLYRKNNKRYPGLGAILEMLKYTINKNYEVVGKPSLNFFEAARIKISLNYDKITIISDDLIGDLLPAGKLGMKTALVLSGKIKKSDEISQKVDFIAENIGEFLKRKEFWI
- the fliF gene encoding flagellar basal-body MS-ring/collar protein FliF, coding for MNFEELFKQIIAFSKNLNKKQKIVIGITIGAFVLLISFLVVYNSSTSLKKDNYSILFENLKPKDAALIAQYLDKKKISYVIPSDGIIEVPKDKVEKLRIEIAAQGLPKASNVGFELFNKNSFGATAFEEKIKYLRALEGELANTVEAIDAVEEAKVNIALPKESVFVSKQTPPSASVMIKLKPNMILTPKQIKGIKYLVAAAVPKLKPENVKIIDQYGNLLGENDELSSNNELLKTEILYKKRLEKELEDKITSILAPVVGGDDKIVAKVNLDIDFSKVKSHSTIYSPDNVVRSEQTVDEEKTGYGEKKVGGVPGAVSNIGPVQGSKSNQIKNKYTKSEDTTNYEISTTIKDTIAPLAKIKRVTAAVVVDGNYKKDKNGKIVFVPLDKIELANINNLVKNTIGFDSKRGDSVSVSCFQFNHLNSQKKSSVENIMDNVQVYLGPVENIIKYLILLIVLFVFYKKVIAPFSQKMLEVKSKEEIKKPKKTLEIEEEEEENTYDKIKELKEKVETQLGISSNIDEEELKYDVLLERITKMVEDKTQDIAKVLENLLKEEEEQKGI
- the pheA gene encoding prephenate dehydratase: MLDLKKLREGIDKIDDNVLKLLNKRMEIVKKVGEIKNSSNTPVYRPEREKEIIERLNRLSQAQNGILKKEHIEAIFLEIFAISRMLERSERIAFLGPVGTYTHQAAEHKFGANAKYLPLLNIEAVFKAVHNKEAKYGVVPIENNTEGVVGITLDSLKKYNVKIVSEVCLDIHHSFASVQDELANIKRVYSHPQGYNQCLNFLETHGLLDVEFIPTESTAKAAELASKDEKSAAICSKIAAKLYNVPLLFEKIEDNLANRTRFIIISDFKTQKSGNDKTSVIAKTSHKTGALFNLLKKFKDKNINLLKIESRPNKDDTFNTWFYIDFEGHIEDKAVKNLIEEENMLWLGSYLREC
- the hisC gene encoding histidinol-phosphate transaminase: MFENLNNLKTYEAGKPIELVVREYGIKPSEIIKLASNENPYGPPPMAIEAVKKTAKNMHRYPDDSYYELKDTLSKRFDIKNENIIIGAGSDQILEFAIHAILPKKVLMAGITFAMYEIYSKQFGAEILKTKSDKHNLEEFYEIYKQQNPEIIFLCIPNNPLGECIDAKDVFSFIEKIDDDTLIIIDGAYQEYASFKDKNKEIKPKEILKYKNVLYTGTFSKAYGLGGMRVGYGIANEFIIKNLHKLRPPFNITTLSLKAAIEALKDKEFVKMGIELNFEEMKRYEIFAKENNLNFIESYTNFIVLFIKNSTSVANNLLKKGIIVRDMASYGFDAIRITIGKKEENEKVLNLLKGLIN